Proteins encoded together in one Vigna angularis cultivar LongXiaoDou No.4 chromosome 5, ASM1680809v1, whole genome shotgun sequence window:
- the LOC108338945 gene encoding uncharacterized protein LOC108338945 isoform X1 — protein MAKRSYKTELGCIACDELGELGAGKPNWLVETPHLLCAIDTHSLLLANRSTILLLSWSDNSAASPPLKIRPDLSPIDAESITALEWLAFGDNRVIVAGTSSGYLLLYSLRGDLIHRQMIYPGRVLKLRVRGTKKDLIQDTSSEEFCLIMPGVIARFDGSDVQNMLQKWFEEAQSRFWDQKPRSQDSEDFGNTDVKIPYQLWNIGKNGTCSDAAITGIMPPPLMEQQSSQRYYCAVAVGEDAVISAYRLSESKGRSLVGAILSKVVPATFSTLSSFSKLIWRSEPSPPKKSPKKSDQKPQPFARASSLTSLIDHPRKGEKLTLSPSGTLAAITDSLGRILLLDTQALVVVRLWKGYRDANCLFMETLVSKNIASSSSSYSEPSKSDYCLCLAIHAPRKGIIEIWQMRTGPRLRTISCAKGSRMLQPSYRFGASMSTPYVPLEVFLLNGDSGQISILNRTLDS, from the exons ATGGCGAAGCGATCGTACAAGACGGAGTTGGGGTGCATAGCGTGCGATGAACTGGGCGAGCTCGGAGCGGGAAAACCTAACTGGCTGGTCGAAACCCCTCACCTCCTCTGCGCCATCGATACCCATTCCCTCCTCCTCGCCAACCGCTCCACCATCCTCCTCCTCTCATGGTCCGATAACTCCGCCGCCTCCCCGCCCCTCAAGATCCGACCCGACCTCTCCCCCATCGACGCAGAGTCAATTACCGCACTCGAGTGGCTCGCATTCGGAGACAACCGCGTCATTGTCGCCGGTACCTCCTCTGGGTATCTCCTGCTCTATTCTCTGCGGGGAGATTTGATTCATCGCCAG ATGATTTATCCTGGACGAGTTTTAAAGTTAAGAGTTCGTGGAACAAAGAAAGATTTGATTCAAGATACCTCTTCAGAAGAGTTTTGTCTCATTATGCCAGGCGTAATTGCTCGTTTTGATGGTTCTGATGTTCAG AATATGCTGCAGAAATGGTTTGAAGAAGCACAGTCTCGATTTTGGGATCAAAAACCAAGGAGCCAAGATTCAGAGGATTTTGGAAATACTGATGTCAAAATTCCTTATCAGTTGTGGAATATTGGTAAGAATGGAACCTGTTCTGATGCAGCAATTACTGGCATAATGCCACCTCCACTAATGGAACAACAG TCAAGTCAACGTTATTATTGTGCAGTCGCTGTTGGAGAGGATGCTGTGATTTCAGCATACAG ACTCTCTGAGAGCAAAGGGAGGTCTTTAGTGGGAGCTATCCTTTCGAAAGTTGTACCAGCAACATTCTCCACATTAAGTTCTTTCTCTAAGTTGATATGGCGGAGTGAACCGTCCCCTCCAAAGAAGTCTCCGAAGAAATCGGATCAGAAGCCACAACCTTTTGCACGAG CTTCATCTCTGACAAGTTTAATTGATCACCCTAGGAAAGGGGAGAAGCTTACGTTATCTCCCAGTGGTACATTGGCTGCTATAACAGATTCACTTGGTCGCATATTGCTGCTTGATACTCAAGCACTTGTGGTGGTGCGCTTATGGAAG GGATATAGGGATGCCAACTGTCTATTCATGGAGACGTTGGTGAGCAAAAATATCGCATCATCAAGCTCTTCTTACTCTGAACCATCAAAGAGTGATTATTGCTTGTGTTTAGCTATTCATGCACCAAGAAAAGGAATAATTGAG ATCTGGCAAATGAGAACTGGGCCACGTCTTAGAACGATTTCATGCGCAAAAGGTAGCAGAATGTTACAACCTAGCTACAGGTTTGGAGCATCCATGTCCACGCCTTATGTCCCTCTGGAAGTTTTCTTGTTAAATGGAGACTCTGGTCAGATATCAATCTTAAATCGAACCTTGgattcttaa
- the LOC108338945 gene encoding uncharacterized protein LOC108338945 isoform X2 has protein sequence MAKRSYKTELGCIACDELGELGAGKPNWLVETPHLLCAIDTHSLLLANRSTILLLSWSDNSAASPPLKIRPDLSPIDAESITALEWLAFGDNRVIVAGTSSGYLLLYSLRGDLIHRQMIYPGRVLKLRVRGTKKDLIQDTSSEEFCLIMPGVIARFDGSDVQNMLQKWFEEAQSRFWDQKPRSQDSEDFGNTDVKIPYQLWNIGKNGTCSDAAITGIMPPPLMEQQSSQRYYCAVAVGEDAVISAYRLSESKGRSLVGAILSKVVPATFSTLSSFSKLIWRSEPSPPKKSPKKSDQKPQPFARASSLTSLIDHPRKGEKLTLSPSGTLAAITDSLGRILLLDTQALVVVRLWKYFCRDIGMPTVYSWRRW, from the exons ATGGCGAAGCGATCGTACAAGACGGAGTTGGGGTGCATAGCGTGCGATGAACTGGGCGAGCTCGGAGCGGGAAAACCTAACTGGCTGGTCGAAACCCCTCACCTCCTCTGCGCCATCGATACCCATTCCCTCCTCCTCGCCAACCGCTCCACCATCCTCCTCCTCTCATGGTCCGATAACTCCGCCGCCTCCCCGCCCCTCAAGATCCGACCCGACCTCTCCCCCATCGACGCAGAGTCAATTACCGCACTCGAGTGGCTCGCATTCGGAGACAACCGCGTCATTGTCGCCGGTACCTCCTCTGGGTATCTCCTGCTCTATTCTCTGCGGGGAGATTTGATTCATCGCCAG ATGATTTATCCTGGACGAGTTTTAAAGTTAAGAGTTCGTGGAACAAAGAAAGATTTGATTCAAGATACCTCTTCAGAAGAGTTTTGTCTCATTATGCCAGGCGTAATTGCTCGTTTTGATGGTTCTGATGTTCAG AATATGCTGCAGAAATGGTTTGAAGAAGCACAGTCTCGATTTTGGGATCAAAAACCAAGGAGCCAAGATTCAGAGGATTTTGGAAATACTGATGTCAAAATTCCTTATCAGTTGTGGAATATTGGTAAGAATGGAACCTGTTCTGATGCAGCAATTACTGGCATAATGCCACCTCCACTAATGGAACAACAG TCAAGTCAACGTTATTATTGTGCAGTCGCTGTTGGAGAGGATGCTGTGATTTCAGCATACAG ACTCTCTGAGAGCAAAGGGAGGTCTTTAGTGGGAGCTATCCTTTCGAAAGTTGTACCAGCAACATTCTCCACATTAAGTTCTTTCTCTAAGTTGATATGGCGGAGTGAACCGTCCCCTCCAAAGAAGTCTCCGAAGAAATCGGATCAGAAGCCACAACCTTTTGCACGAG CTTCATCTCTGACAAGTTTAATTGATCACCCTAGGAAAGGGGAGAAGCTTACGTTATCTCCCAGTGGTACATTGGCTGCTATAACAGATTCACTTGGTCGCATATTGCTGCTTGATACTCAAGCACTTGTGGTGGTGCGCTTATGGAAG tATTTTTGCAGGGATATAGGGATGCCAACTGTCTATTCATGGAGACGTTGGTGA